In Lactococcus lactis, the sequence TGAAGATGGAGTGAAAAAAGCAGAAGAAGTTTTAGCGATATTTGGTAAAGAATATAAAGGAAAAGTTAAAGCAGCTTTTGAACAAAGATGGATTGATGTCGAAGAAAATATCGGAAAACGTTCGGGTGCTTATTCAGGTGGATCTTATGATACCAATGCTTTTATGCTTCTAAATTGGCAAGAAACGTTAGATGATCTTTTTACTTTAGTTCATGAAATGGGGCACTCAATGCATAGTGCTTTCACGCGTGAAAACCAACCATATGTTTATGGGGATTATCCAATCTTTTTAGCTGAAATTGCCTCAACTACAAATGAAAATATTTTAACTGAAACTTTATTAAAGGAAAGTAAAGATGATAAGGAGCGCTTCGCCCTTTTGAACCACTGGCTTGATAGTTTCCGTGGAACTGTTTTCCGTCAGAGTCAATTTGCCGAATTTGAACAAAAAATTCATGAAGCAGATGCTGCCGGTGAAGTGTTAACAAGTGAATACTTAAACTCACTTTATGGCGAAATAAATGAAAAATACTATAATTTAGCAGTCAAAGAAAATCCAGAAATTCAGTATGAATGGGCTAGAATTCCGCATTTTTATTATAATTTCTATGTTTTTCAATACGCAACAGGTTTTGCTGCGGCAACTTTCTTGGCTGAAAAAGTTGTTCATGGTTCAACTGAGGATCGTCAAAAATATCTTGAATATTTAAAGGCTGGTTCCTCAGCTTATCCTTTAGAAGTAATTGCCAAAGCTGGAGTTGATATGGAATCTACCGATTATTTAGATGCTGCCTTTGAGCTTTTTGAAAATCGATTGAGTGAATTAGAAAAATTAGTTGAAAAAGGAGTCCATCTTTAAAAATGGTTGAAACATATAAACGTACAAGTAACCCCATGATGAATCGACCAGTTGTCAAAGCAGAGTTAGTAGAATGGATGCGTTCAAGTCAAACACAAATAACCGGAGAACTTGCTTCATTAGCTTCTGTACCAGTTTTAACCCGACTTTTTCCCCTTGTTTAAGTAGAAGATGATGAATTTTAGGAGCACCATAGATTCCTCGGTTAGCATTGAAGAGTTGAGAAATTTTGAGTGACAGGTATTGTCTCCTTAATTGAGTTTTAGATGGATGTCGGTTAATCCGTTCATAATAACTTGATTCAGGAACATCAAGGAGTTGACAGCTTAGTCTGACATTGAGTGCTAAAGTTTGTATGGTTTGAGCCATATCCGCAGCACTCACTTCTTTTTCTCGGCGAATATGGTCAATACTTTTTTTAAGATGTCTCGTTCTTCCTTAACTTTAGCCAGTTGTCTTTTTAATTCTAGAAAATCAGCTTTAGAGACGGAGCTTTCATTAGATTTAGAGTAGAGGTCTATCCATTTATAAATTGTTGCAGGGGCCACGTCGTATTCTTTAGACAGCTGGGTGACGGATTGACCAGAATGATAGAAGGCGATAAGGGTTTCTTTAAATTCTTTTGAGTAGCGTTTTTGCATGTTTTTGTCCTTTGTCTAAATTATACAATAGTGACTCTAAGATTTAAGGATAACATCACTCACAACTTAGGGTTATTAATAGAGGTCAAAATATGAAAATTGGGTATGCACGTGTCAGTACTTTTGAACAAAAATTAGAATCTCAAATTGAAGTTCTGAAAGAAGCAGGAGCAGAAGAAGTTTTCCAAGAAAAGTTTACTGGAACTACAGTCGAACGTCCACAATTTAATCTAGTATTTAAAAAGTTAAAGGATGGTGACACTTTAATTGTGACAAAGTTAGACCGATTAGCCAGGAACACTAGAGAAGTTTTAGAAATTGTTCAATCGTTATTTAATAGAGGAATTAAGGTTCATATATTAAATATTGGTCTTATTGATAATACACCTACTGGTCAGCTGATTTTTACCATCTTCAGTGCTTTTGCGCAGTTTGAACGAGACCTTATTGTAACCAGGACTCAGGAAGGAAAAAATTTTGCTAAGCTTCATGATCCAAGTTTTAGGAAAGGGCGTCCTCAAAAATTTACCGAAGAACAAATTCAATTTGCTTATGAGTTAAAACAGCAAGGAATGACTTACAAGATGATTGAGCGAAAAACTGGTATCAGTATTGCGACTCAAAAACGAAGATTTATAAAAGCAAAAAATCAAGCTATTGACAAAGACTATTGAAATGTTATAATTTAGTTAACGAAGATTTGTGGGAGTGGTATCTCACAATAGGAACTGAGGAACTGCGAATTCCTCAGTTTTTTGTACAAAAAACGCCCAGTTCTGCGAAACTGAGCGAATGTGGATTAATGGCGCTTACGTCGGTATTTTAACCAATCCTTGACCAGCTCAAGGATTACTCCAACCACAATAGGAGCGACTACTGATACGAAGATTTGCAGAAGCATTATCTCACCCCCTCCCTAAGGCATTTCTGCATTGGTAAGGTACGCCACTAAAAAGTATACCATAAAAAGGGAATAGATATGTTCGTAGTAGGAGATATCCAATTATCAAGAAAACTCCAATTTTTTGGAAAGTTAAATAATGTGTACATATTTTCGACAAACCATACATTAGAAATAATAAAAAAACACCGTAGAATTGTTTGATTCATACGGTGCTTTTTTTATGTCTAATTATTTAAGAGTAGTCCAATATTTTTATAAGTCATAATTCTAGTCCGCTTTTAAAATAGTAGTGTACTGGCTAAATTCCTCTAAGTGTTGAGGGCTAATCTGGTTATCTGTAATGATGGTATCGAGTTGATCTAGATTGTAGAAGTTAAAGAAATCGTATCGATCGAATTTAGTACTGTCTACTAATAAGAATTTTTCTACAGCATTGTTTAGGGCAAGTTGTTGAATCACACCTTCCTTGTCACTATATGTAGCAATAGAATTATGGGTAACAGCATTTGCACTAACAAAAGCTTTGGCAAATCTCATTGCTTCTAAATTTGTCGAAGCCATTGAACCTACAAAAGCTCCAGTTATTTCTCTATATTCACCGCCAAGAAGCAATAAATCAATGGTTTCGCTATCATTTAGAATCAAGAACACAGGGAGACTATTTGTAATGACACGAATTTTATAACCTTTACGACCTTTCAATTCTAATGCCAGTTGTACAAGTGTAGTTCCGGGTCCAATAAAAATAGTATCGCCATCTTTGATTAAAGAGCAGGCTTTTTTAGCAATGTCAATTTTTTCTTTTGTATTTAGACTTTTCTTCTCGATATGTGTCTTTTCAAGTGGCTTTTTAGAGGAAAGCAATTGTGCACCACCATGAGTACGTGTTAAAAGTCCATCAGCTTCTAGAGCATCAAGGTCTCTACGGGCTGTCATATCGGAAATATCTAGTTCATCTATTATTTCTTTTATGGTTATGGTCCCATCAATCTTTAACATATCTAAAATTTTTTCTAATCGTCGTTTTTTGTTCATATGAAGACTTTTCTTTCATAAAGTAATTTTTTTCCAAAGATAACTCTCTTTTAATTGTATCATAAAAGATAATATTTTCAAGGTAAAACAAACAATTTCAAACAAAAACAAACGTTAGATGGTGAAATAAGAACAGAGGATTGACGTATATTAGCTTAGGTCAGATTTTGTATAAGACGAAAACAAAGTAGGACCTCTTAATCAGTAAGTTATAGAAAGTAAAAGACTTTTGTAATACCTGAATAGATATTTCACGTCCATTTTGTGATGGATTAAATGAACAATAATTTAACGGTGTTATCTATTTTTTAAAAAAACAAATAAAACAAACAAAAAATTAACAAAAATAGTTGCTTTTTGTTTGAATGTTTGATATCATATAAACAAAGAAATGAGGAAAACGTTATCTTGAACATTTTGCAAAATATTTTCTACTTCTACGTAGCATTTCTTTTTAAAATTTAGGAGGTAGTCCAAATGGCTATTGTTGTTGGTGCAGATCTCAAAGGTACGAGATTAAAAGATGTTGTGAAAAATTTTCTTGTAGAAGAAGGTTTTGAGGTAATTGATGTGACTAAGGACGGACAAGATTTTGTTGATGTTACCTTG encodes:
- a CDS encoding recombinase family protein, producing the protein MKIGYARVSTFEQKLESQIEVLKEAGAEEVFQEKFTGTTVERPQFNLVFKKLKDGDTLIVTKLDRLARNTREVLEIVQSLFNRGIKVHILNIGLIDNTPTGQLIFTIFSAFAQFERDLIVTRTQEGKNFAKLHDPSFRKGRPQKFTEEQIQFAYELKQQGMTYKMIERKTGISIATQKRRFIKAKNQAIDKDY
- a CDS encoding type I toxin-antitoxin system Fst family toxin; protein product: MLLQIFVSVVAPIVVGVILELVKDWLKYRRKRH
- a CDS encoding DeoR/GlpR family DNA-binding transcription regulator, giving the protein MNKKRRLEKILDMLKIDGTITIKEIIDELDISDMTARRDLDALEADGLLTRTHGGAQLLSSKKPLEKTHIEKKSLNTKEKIDIAKKACSLIKDGDTIFIGPGTTLVQLALELKGRKGYKIRVITNSLPVFLILNDSETIDLLLLGGEYREITGAFVGSMASTNLEAMRFAKAFVSANAVTHNSIATYSDKEGVIQQLALNNAVEKFLLVDSTKFDRYDFFNFYNLDQLDTIITDNQISPQHLEEFSQYTTILKAD